From one Dermacentor andersoni chromosome 1, qqDerAnde1_hic_scaffold, whole genome shotgun sequence genomic stretch:
- the LOC140218754 gene encoding uncharacterized protein, with product MRHKLTTAYHLQTNGLTEHFNHTLTTVLSMYVSSDHCDWDSTSPYVTFAYNSSRHDTAGFPPFHLLFDRHPTLPFETLLTSPVHPVTDYARNASSRAAMARQIARDRISASQLSQKAHYDCHYRVVNYSLGSLVLLWMPCRHVGLSIKLLSCCSGPYKVLRQITDVTYEIAPLDI from the coding sequence ATGCGTCACAAGCTAACCACTGCATACCATCTGCAAACCAATGGGCTTACCGAGCACTTCAACCACACGCTGACCACAgtgctctccatgtacgtttcCTCAGACCACTGTGATTGGGACAGCACCTCGCCTTATGTGACCTTTGCCTACAACTCGTCACGCCATGACACCGCTGGCTTTCCCCCCTTTCATCTCTTGTTTGACCGCCATCCCAcattgcctttcgagactctttTGACATCACCTGTGCACCCTGTTACAGACTACGCCCGCAATGCATCTTCTCGGGCCGCAATGGCCCGCCAGATTGCAAGGGATCGTATTTCTGCCTCCCAGCTGTCCCAGAAGGCCCACTATGATTGCCATTACAGAGTCGTTAATTACTCTCTGGGCTCTTTGGTCCTCCTCTGGATGCCTTGCCGCCACGTTGGCTTGTCCATCAAGCTTCTTTCCTGCTGCTCCGGGCCTTACAAGGTCCTACGCCAAAttactgacgtcacgtacgagatTGCTCCATTGGACATTTGA